From a single Vitis vinifera cultivar Pinot Noir 40024 chromosome 18, ASM3070453v1 genomic region:
- the LOC132253134 gene encoding protein CLMP1-like — translation MIDRRLRGFNSDEAPERRFSGIIVGDAGSQQLNWNPKVDCPTGLHICCLPIRYEILSLREQGLDVPLRVLTEKRPPESEGLEGEDNDSHSSLGDSVLDTAGTEFEKTEKEAPKEKAGASEDPESKEVEMDDWLFGFTQLFRTHVGIDLDARIDLHELGMELCSEALEETVTSEEAQRLFDKDAPKFQEVAALAFFNWGNVHMCTARKRIPLDESATKDVMATQLQVAYDWVREKYSIAKEKYEEAFFIKPDFYEGLLALGNSNLKWQNFISHLLWLRN, via the exons ATGATTGACAGACGACTTAGAGGATTTAATAGTGATGAGGCTCCAGAAAGAAGGTTTAGTGGCATAATAGTTGGAGATGCTGGCTCTCAACAACTTAACTGGAACCCCAAAGTTGATTGCCCTACTGGTTTGCACAT TTGTTGCCTACCCATCAGATATGAGATACTGTCACTTCGAGAACAGGGTTTGGATGTTCCGCTGAGAGTGTTAACAGAGAAGAGGCCTCCTGAGAGTGAGGGGCTTGAGGGAGAGGATAACGACTCTCACTCTTCACTAGGTGATTCAGTGCTGGACACTGCAGGTACAGAGTTTGAAAAAACAGAGAAGGAAGCTCCAAAGGAGAAAGCTGGAGCTTCGGAGGACCCTGAGTCCAAGGAAGTGGAGATGGATGATTGGCTCTTTGGGTTTACGCAACTATTCAGAACCCATGTTGGTATTGACCTAGATGCTCGCATTGACCTACATGAGCTTGGGATGGAGCTCTGTTCTGAAGCTCTTGAGGAGACAGTGACAAGCGAAGAGGCTCAACGCCTGTTTGACAAGGATGCTCCAAAATTCCAGGAGGTAGCTGCATTGGCTTTCTTCAATTGGGGGAATGTTCATATGTGTACAGCAAGGAAACGCATTCCTTTGGATGAATCTGCTACAAAAGATGTAATGGCAACCCAACTTCAAGTGGCTTATGACTGGGTCAGAGAAAAATATTCTATAGCCAAAGAGAAGTATGAGGAGGCCTTTTTTATCAAGCCTGACTTTTATGAGGGGTTGCTGGCCTTGGGGAACAGCAATTTGAAATGGCAAAACTTCATTAGTCATTTGCTTTGGCTAAGAAATTAG